One genomic segment of Bacteroidota bacterium includes these proteins:
- a CDS encoding T9SS type A sorting domain-containing protein, with translation MKKVFWFLFLVFCLFTSTNPLNSQWIKTTLDSVWVSSFAVSGTNLFAGTVGCGVYLSTNNGTSWTTVNNGLAKIGTSSQYYTVQALIFSGTNLFAGTDSGIFLSTNNGTSWTAVNSGLTKLLVMTLAVSGTNLFAGTERSGVFLSTNNGTSWTATGSDLGSVRTLSVSGTNLFAGTDGGGVYLSTNNGTSWAEVNTGLTYKIVFSLAVSSTNLFSGTWGGGAFHSTNNGTSWTAVNNGLTDPYVNGLAVSGTNLFAGTSHGVFLSTNYGTSWTSASTGLTSTYVRALAFSPNGAGGTNLFAGTSIGVWRRALSEMITSVDRLSSDLKTHFSLNQNYPNPFNPATTISFSLSSKSFVLLKVFDVLGKEVTTILSKELSAGTYSQKWNAEYLMSGVYFYRLQAGSYTETKKLLLLR, from the coding sequence ATGAAAAAAGTTTTTTGGTTTCTTTTTTTAGTGTTTTGTCTATTTACTAGTACGAATCCATTAAATTCCCAATGGATCAAGACGACGCTTGATAGCGTTTGGGTTTCATCATTTGCCGTCTCTGGCACGAATCTCTTTGCCGGGACTGTTGGCTGCGGCGTTTATCTTTCCACCAACAACGGCACAAGCTGGACTACAGTGAACAATGGTCTTGCAAAAATTGGTACTAGTTCTCAATATTATACTGTGCAAGCGCTTATTTTCAGCGGCACGAATCTCTTTGCCGGGACTGATAGCGGCATTTTTCTTTCCACCAACAACGGAACAAGCTGGACTGCGGTCAATTCCGGCTTGACGAAACTTCTTGTGATGACGCTTGCCGTCTCTGGCACGAATCTCTTTGCCGGGACTGAGCGCAGTGGCGTCTTTCTTTCCACTAACAACGGTACAAGCTGGACAGCTACCGGATCGGATTTGGGTTCTGTGCGTACTCTTTCTGTCTCTGGCACGAATCTCTTTGCCGGGACTGATGGCGGCGGCGTTTATCTTTCCACCAACAACGGCACAAGCTGGGCTGAGGTCAATACCGGATTGACGTACAAAATTGTCTTTTCGCTTGCCGTGTCGAGCACGAATCTCTTTTCTGGGACTTGGGGCGGCGGAGCTTTTCATTCCACCAACAACGGTACAAGCTGGACTGCGGTCAATAACGGCTTGACGGACCCTTATGTCAATGGTCTTGCCGTGTCCGGTACGAATCTCTTTGCTGGAACTAGCCACGGTGTCTTTCTATCAACCAACTACGGCACAAGCTGGACTTCAGCGAGTACCGGCTTGACAAGCACTTATGTCCGTGCTCTTGCCTTCTCCCCCAATGGGGCAGGAGGCACGAATCTTTTTGCCGGGACTTCTATCGGCGTCTGGAGACGCGCCTTGTCGGAGATGATCACCTCAGTGGATAGGCTTTCGAGCGACTTGAAGACGCATTTCAGTCTTAACCAGAACTATCCGAACCCGTTTAATCCCGCGACGACTATTTCCTTTAGTCTTTCATCAAAATCGTTTGTATTATTGAAAGTTTTTGATGTATTGGGAAAAGAGGTCACTACAATTCTGTCGAAAGAATTGTCTGCCGGTACATACTCACAAAAATGGAACGCAGAATATTTGATGAGTGGTGTCTATTTCTATCGTTTACAAGCGGGTTCATACACAGAAACCAAAAAACTTCTTTTGTTAAGATAA